From Verrucomicrobiota bacterium:
TTTTTCGGAGCATTTGAAGTAATAGCGCACGATCGAACGTGCTGATCTGGGTTCAATACACTTATCCAGCGTATCATCCCAAGAACCATTTACCTGATCCCACGTGGGCCCCAAAACTCCAGCAGGCAGCCCAAGAGCCGGGTTGTCGTGTAAATACACCCAGTCATTTGCAGTGAGTTGTTTCATTCCCGGTGGTAGTGTTCGCAGTTTGTTGTTCTCTAGCCGCAGAACGGCAGGCGAGGTGAATTGCCCAAAATCCTGCGGAAGTTCAGCAAGTTCATTGTTTTCGAGATAGAGCCTTTGCAGGGACTTGAGTTGTGCCATTTCTGGGGGCAATACACTGATTTTGTTGTTTTCGAGATACAGGTTTGTCAGTGCATGCAGCTGTCCAATCGTTGATGGTAACGTCGTCAGATGGTTCCGTGACAAAATGAGCCCGGTCAATTTACCGAGTTTCCCGATTTCTGATGGCACCACACTGATCGCAGCGTGATCAATAAACAGGAGCTTCAGGCCAGAGAGTTTTCCAACCTCAGGCGGAAGCACCGCGATTGGGTTGTTGGAAAGGCATAGCCAGGTCAAGGACTTGAGGGAGCACAGTTCCATCGGAAAACAGGTAAATCGATTACTGGACAAAAAGAGTTCGGTTAATTTTGTCAGTTGAGCAATTTCTGATGGTAACGCGGACAGTTGGTTGCCCTCCAAGTGGATTTCTGTCAGGGCGGTCAAACTGCAGATTTCCAGTGGAAACGTGGTCAACTTGTTACCGCGTAAAAAAATGGATTTGATCGTCTTAAGTTCTGCAACTTCCGCAGGCACCTTAGTCAGGCCTAGGCGATCCAATTCAAGCTGATTGCACTGCGGCCTTTGGCGGCAAGTCTCGATTATCTCCATGGCTTTATGGTACGCAGTCTGTTCACTGGCAGTCATATGGGTGGGAGTAATCAAGGTCATGGAGGTCAAACAAGGTCACAACATAGTTGCTCAATAGGATTTTTATTCGTCAACCACTGGCACCTCTCTAAAAGAAAGATTAGCAAAAATTGGTGCCGCACAATCTCGAAAGCGTTCCGTTACAATTCTAACGCTGCCCCATTCTTGGACGGCAAAATAATCACCTTGCGTGGGAAGTGAAGATTTTTTGATGCAAATGCGTGCGTCTATTAGTTGGAGAATGTTATTCATCCCGCATAACTCACAAGTGCGCAATTCTCCTCTGGGATGGATGGAATTTCCGAACGAGACAACCCCATGAGAATGACCTTCCACCAACCGTCCTTCATACTTACTTTTTCTCTTAAAAAAGACTGGAAACGCTTGAATGGGGTAAACTTCTGTTTCCATGAATTTGAGAAATAGATCCTTCTCAAAGCAACAAATCCCGCTGCCGACTGAAACGAACATCCCCTCCAATTTTCCTTGCGAACTTGTATGCAACGGGCCCAGACTTTGTTGTTGTTGCACTGGAAAACCTGGTGGGTAGTAGGGTGCTAGCCTAGGTTTAATCTCTACCCATGATTCAACTGGGATTGGCTTTCCCGGCAAAAAAAAGTCAAATTTTGATGGGTCCACAGAAGGAAGGTCTACACTTTCAGTCATCCGCCATCCACATTTGGGGCAGACAACTGGTGGTGTATTTCTCACACGTCCGCCGTGGAGACATCCTTTCCACGGATCCTTTAAACTAAGTTCATACAGTTT
This genomic window contains:
- a CDS encoding leucine-rich repeat domain-containing protein, with protein sequence MTLITPTHMTASEQTAYHKAMEIIETCRQRPQCNQLELDRLGLTKVPAEVAELKTIKSIFLRGNKLTTFPLEICSLTALTEIHLEGNQLSALPSEIAQLTKLTELFLSSNRFTCFPMELCSLKSLTWLCLSNNPIAVLPPEVGKLSGLKLLFIDHAAISVVPSEIGKLGKLTGLILSRNHLTTLPSTIGQLHALTNLYLENNKISVLPPEMAQLKSLQRLYLENNELAELPQDFGQFTSPAVLRLENNKLRTLPPGMKQLTANDWVYLHDNPALGLPAGVLGPTWDQVNGSWDDTLDKCIEPRSARSIVRYYFKCSEKGGIVKNRKNYE
- a CDS encoding double-CXXCG motif protein, which translates into the protein MKLYELSLKDPWKGCLHGGRVRNTPPVVCPKCGWRMTESVDLPSVDPSKFDFFLPGKPIPVESWVEIKPRLAPYYPPGFPVQQQQSLGPLHTSSQGKLEGMFVSVGSGICCFEKDLFLKFMETEVYPIQAFPVFFKRKSKYEGRLVEGHSHGVVSFGNSIHPRGELRTCELCGMNNILQLIDARICIKKSSLPTQGDYFAVQEWGSVRIVTERFRDCAAPIFANLSFREVPVVDE